In Leptodesmis sichuanensis A121, the following are encoded in one genomic region:
- a CDS encoding DUF2997 domain-containing protein has translation MQDLHSLVESMETLEFIIYPDGRVQEKVTGIIGASCAEVTAAIEAQLGQVLSQEMTSEYFAQKVEQSAAATTHATFSEW, from the coding sequence TTGCAAGACCTACACTCGCTGGTTGAAAGCATGGAAACCCTGGAGTTCATTATTTATCCCGATGGTCGGGTGCAAGAGAAGGTGACAGGTATCATTGGCGCTTCCTGCGCTGAGGTGACTGCCGCCATTGAGGCTCAGCTTGGTCAAGTTCTTAGCCAGGAGATGACCTCGGAATACTTTGCCCAGAAGGTTGAACAATCGGCTGCGGCAACAACTCATGCCACTTTTAGTGAGTGGTAA
- a CDS encoding methyltransferase domain-containing protein, translated as METMTNTSLHLPLNQSIQQFYDASSTLWEQIWGEHMHHGYYGVDGQEKKERRQAQIDLIEELLHWGNVQQATQILDVGCGIGGSSLYLAQKLPAAVTGITLSPVQANRASERAQELSIPLSSTLPIPSPPPPSSPSARFLVADALNMPFADDSFDLVWSLESGEHIPDKTKFLQECYRVLKPGGTLLFVTWCHRPIDRQPLTNEEQQHLQDIYRVYCLPYVISLPEYEAIAQFLNFKNIRTADWSTAVAPFWDSVIDSALTPGAIWGLLRSGWTTIQAALSLGLMKRGYETGLVRFGLLTTTK; from the coding sequence ATGGAAACTATGACCAATACCTCATTACACCTGCCCCTCAACCAATCCATTCAGCAGTTTTATGATGCTTCTTCAACCCTGTGGGAGCAGATTTGGGGAGAGCATATGCACCATGGCTATTACGGTGTGGATGGCCAAGAGAAGAAGGAACGGCGGCAAGCCCAGATTGATTTAATTGAGGAATTGCTGCACTGGGGAAATGTTCAGCAGGCTACCCAAATTCTGGATGTGGGCTGTGGCATTGGTGGCAGCAGTCTATACCTGGCACAAAAATTGCCAGCCGCTGTTACCGGCATCACCCTCAGTCCCGTCCAGGCCAACCGTGCCAGCGAACGCGCCCAAGAACTCAGCATTCCCCTCTCCTCTACCCTCCCCATCCCTTCTCCGCCACCACCCTCTTCACCCTCTGCTCGATTCCTAGTTGCCGATGCCCTCAATATGCCCTTCGCGGACGACTCCTTCGACCTGGTGTGGTCTTTAGAGAGCGGGGAACATATACCGGATAAGACGAAATTCTTGCAGGAGTGTTACCGGGTCTTAAAACCGGGTGGTACGTTGCTATTTGTAACCTGGTGCCACCGACCGATCGATCGACAGCCTCTAACGAATGAGGAGCAGCAGCACTTACAGGATATTTACCGGGTCTACTGCCTGCCTTATGTGATTTCTCTGCCGGAGTATGAAGCGATCGCTCAGTTCCTGAATTTCAAAAATATTCGTACTGCTGATTGGTCAACAGCCGTTGCACCGTTCTGGGACAGCGTCATTGATTCAGCTCTAACCCCAGGAGCAATTTGGGGATTGCTGCGATCGGGCTGGACAACGATTCAAGCCGCCCTCTCCCTTGGCTTAATGAAGCGAGGCTACGAAACGGGCCTGGTGCGATTTGGATTATTGACGACGACTAAATAG
- a CDS encoding NAD-dependent epimerase/dehydratase family protein, with protein sequence MKVLVIGGDGYCGWATALYLSNRGHEVGILDSLVRRHWDNELCVETLTPIAPIQYRLRRWQELTGKAIDLFIGDITNYEFLSKALRQFEPDAIVHFGEQRSAPFSMIDREHAVMTQVNNVVGTLNLLYAMKEDFPDCHLVKLGTMGEYGTPNIDIEEGYITIEHNGRKDTLPYPKQPGSMYHLSKVHDSHNIHFACRIWGLRATDLNQGVVYGVLTEETGMDELLINRLDYDGVFGTALNRFCIQAAVGHPLTVYGKGGQTRGFLDIRDTVRCIEIACENPANPGEFRVFNQFTEMFSVGDLANMVQKAGSALGLKVEVNNLDNPRIEKEEHYFNAKNTNLLDLGLQPHYLSDSLLDSLLNFAIKYKGRVDEAQILPKVKWHR encoded by the coding sequence ATGAAAGTCCTAGTTATTGGTGGTGATGGCTACTGCGGTTGGGCAACTGCACTCTACTTGTCCAACCGGGGGCATGAGGTAGGAATTTTGGACAGTCTGGTGCGTCGGCACTGGGACAATGAGTTGTGTGTTGAGACGTTAACGCCGATCGCTCCCATCCAATATCGACTCAGGCGCTGGCAGGAACTCACAGGAAAAGCTATTGATCTGTTTATTGGTGACATCACCAACTACGAATTTCTCAGCAAAGCGCTGCGGCAGTTTGAACCCGATGCGATTGTGCATTTTGGTGAACAGCGATCGGCTCCTTTCTCGATGATCGATCGGGAACACGCCGTCATGACCCAGGTAAATAATGTGGTCGGGACGCTGAATTTGCTCTATGCCATGAAGGAAGATTTCCCCGATTGCCACCTCGTCAAGCTGGGCACGATGGGTGAGTACGGGACTCCCAATATCGACATTGAAGAAGGCTACATCACAATCGAGCACAATGGCCGCAAAGATACCCTGCCCTATCCCAAGCAACCTGGCAGTATGTATCACTTGAGCAAAGTCCATGATTCCCACAACATCCATTTTGCCTGCCGCATTTGGGGCTTGCGGGCTACTGACCTGAACCAGGGCGTAGTTTACGGGGTGCTGACCGAAGAAACTGGGATGGATGAACTACTGATTAACCGCCTGGACTATGACGGCGTATTTGGTACAGCCCTCAACCGCTTCTGCATCCAGGCCGCTGTCGGACATCCCCTCACCGTTTATGGCAAAGGTGGACAAACTCGTGGGTTCCTGGATATTCGGGACACCGTTCGCTGTATTGAAATTGCCTGCGAAAATCCGGCCAATCCAGGAGAATTCCGAGTCTTCAACCAGTTCACCGAAATGTTTAGCGTCGGCGATCTGGCGAACATGGTGCAAAAAGCAGGTTCTGCTCTGGGCTTGAAAGTCGAAGTGAACAATCTGGACAATCCCCGGATTGAGAAAGAAGAACACTACTTCAATGCCAAAAACACTAATCTTCTCGATTTAGGGCTGCAACCCCACTACTTGTCCGATTCCTTGCTGGATTCTCTGCTGAACTTTGCGATTAAGTATAAAGGTCGAGTGGATGAAGCTCAGATTCTGCCCAAGGTGAAGTGGCATCGGTAG
- a CDS encoding ferredoxin has protein sequence MTDFTAAFQPESERTGLEPELGGFLREAPERSGLEPELGGVLRQKGVYVDEITCIGCKHCAHVARNTFYIEPDYGRSRVVRQDGDPEELIQEAIDTCPVDCIHWVDYTELKKLEEERQYQVIPLIGFPIDYALVRQKVKQKKLRKKQRQSDYRSTP, from the coding sequence ATGACGGACTTTACTGCTGCTTTTCAACCCGAATCTGAACGTACGGGTTTAGAACCAGAACTGGGTGGCTTTCTGCGAGAGGCACCAGAGCGCTCAGGACTGGAACCGGAATTGGGCGGAGTGCTGCGCCAAAAGGGAGTTTATGTCGATGAAATCACCTGCATCGGCTGCAAGCACTGTGCTCATGTCGCCCGCAATACCTTCTACATTGAGCCAGACTATGGCCGATCGCGAGTAGTCAGACAAGACGGCGATCCAGAAGAATTGATCCAGGAAGCGATCGATACCTGTCCGGTAGACTGCATTCACTGGGTAGATTACACGGAACTCAAGAAACTGGAAGAAGAGCGGCAGTATCAAGTCATTCCGTTAATTGGCTTCCCGATCGACTATGCGCTGGTGCGGCAGAAGGTCAAGCAGAAGAAGCTGAGAAAAAAGCAGCGCCAGTCTGACTACCGCTCAACGCCCTAA
- a CDS encoding glycosyltransferase family 4 protein has protein sequence MRIALFTETFLPKVDGIVTRLKHTVDHLQRLGDQVLVVSPDGGLTEYQGAKIFGVSGFPLPLYPELKLALPRPAIGEALRLFQPDLIHVVNPAVLGLAGLYYAKTMDVPLIASYHTHLPEYLQHYGLGMLEGLLWELLKAGHNQAQLNLCTSTAMMQALTEHGIERVDLWQRGVDTELFQPHLASREMRSRLSQGHSDSPLLLYVGRLSAEKEIDRIKPVMEAIPGARLALVGDGPHRQALEKHFEGTPTHFVGYLQGLELGAAFASADAFIFPSRTETLGLVLLEAMAAGCPVVAARSGGIPDIVEDGVNGFLFDPNDENGAIVATQRLFANPQERENLRHNARREAERWGWSSATRQLQNYYRAIVGSQTLSSVA, from the coding sequence ATGCGAATCGCCCTATTCACCGAAACCTTCCTACCCAAAGTTGATGGCATTGTTACTCGGTTGAAACATACCGTTGATCACCTACAGCGGTTAGGAGATCAGGTGCTGGTCGTTTCGCCAGATGGTGGTCTGACGGAGTATCAGGGAGCGAAGATTTTCGGTGTATCTGGGTTTCCCTTGCCGCTGTATCCAGAATTGAAATTGGCGTTACCGCGTCCGGCGATCGGGGAAGCCCTGCGACTCTTCCAACCGGATCTCATCCATGTGGTGAATCCGGCGGTTCTGGGATTGGCAGGTCTGTATTACGCCAAGACAATGGACGTTCCACTGATTGCCTCTTATCACACTCACTTACCCGAATACCTGCAACACTACGGTCTGGGAATGCTGGAAGGGTTGCTGTGGGAACTGTTGAAGGCTGGTCATAATCAGGCGCAATTGAACCTCTGTACCTCCACGGCGATGATGCAGGCATTGACGGAACACGGCATTGAGCGAGTGGATTTATGGCAGCGGGGTGTGGATACGGAACTGTTTCAGCCGCACTTAGCCAGTCGGGAAATGCGATCGCGCCTCAGTCAAGGCCATTCCGACAGCCCGTTACTTCTCTATGTCGGTCGTCTGTCTGCGGAAAAGGAAATCGATCGCATTAAACCTGTGATGGAAGCCATTCCCGGTGCGAGGCTGGCGCTGGTTGGGGATGGCCCCCATCGACAAGCACTGGAAAAACACTTTGAAGGGACGCCCACCCATTTTGTCGGCTATCTACAGGGATTAGAACTGGGAGCCGCCTTTGCCTCAGCCGATGCATTCATCTTCCCATCCCGTACCGAAACCCTGGGATTAGTCCTGCTGGAAGCGATGGCCGCAGGGTGTCCAGTGGTGGCAGCCCGATCCGGAGGCATTCCCGACATTGTGGAAGATGGGGTAAATGGGTTCCTGTTTGATCCCAATGATGAGAATGGCGCGATCGTGGCCACCCAACGTTTGTTTGCAAATCCTCAAGAACGGGAAAACTTACGTCACAATGCCCGTCGAGAAGCAGAACGCTGGGGTTGGTCTTCCGCCACCCGGCAGTTGCAGAACTACTACCGGGCGATTGTGGGTTCCCAAACCCTCTCTTCTGTAGCCTGA
- a CDS encoding aspartate aminotransferase family protein, which translates to MSPEALLQTAAAIAESPTGVSSTFTSEEFDDYVMKTYARYPITLERGAGCRVWDTEGREYLDFVAGIATCTLGHAHPVMVEAVTQQIQTLHHVSNLYYTSAQGELAKCLVNHSCADRAFFCNSGAEANEGAIKLARKYAHTVLGIADPVIITAHASFHGRTLATITATGQPKYQKDFSPLVPGFHYVPYNDLAALEQAIADLDKDERRVAAILLEALQGEGGVRPGDQAYFQRIREICDQKGILLICDEVQVGMGRTGKLWGYENLGIEPDIFTSAKGLGGGIPIGAMLCKEFCNVFHPGDHASTFGGNPFACAVALAVCQFIERENLLANVQERGEQLRAGLQSIAARYPDKVAEVRGWGLINGLEIKPDLELTSAQVVQSAIDQGVLLVPAGPKVVRFVPPLIVNAAEVDQAIQAVDQAFASL; encoded by the coding sequence GTGAGTCCAGAAGCTTTACTCCAAACCGCTGCTGCCATTGCCGAATCACCGACCGGGGTATCCTCTACGTTTACCTCGGAGGAATTTGATGACTATGTGATGAAAACCTACGCTCGCTATCCGATTACCTTAGAGCGAGGGGCAGGCTGTCGGGTTTGGGATACAGAAGGACGAGAATATTTGGACTTTGTGGCGGGAATTGCCACCTGTACCCTGGGCCATGCTCATCCGGTGATGGTAGAGGCGGTGACGCAACAGATTCAAACTTTGCATCATGTCTCTAATCTGTACTACACCAGCGCTCAGGGTGAGTTGGCGAAGTGTTTGGTGAATCATTCCTGTGCAGATCGCGCCTTCTTCTGTAACTCCGGGGCAGAGGCTAACGAAGGAGCAATTAAGCTGGCCCGCAAGTATGCCCACACCGTTTTAGGGATTGCCGATCCGGTGATTATTACCGCCCATGCCAGCTTCCACGGTCGGACATTAGCCACGATCACCGCCACCGGACAGCCCAAGTATCAAAAAGACTTCAGCCCGCTGGTTCCCGGTTTTCATTACGTACCCTATAACGACTTGGCCGCCCTGGAACAGGCGATCGCAGACTTGGATAAAGACGAACGGCGAGTTGCCGCGATTCTTCTGGAAGCCTTGCAAGGAGAAGGAGGCGTGCGTCCGGGCGATCAAGCCTACTTCCAGCGAATTCGGGAAATCTGTGATCAGAAGGGCATTCTGCTGATCTGTGATGAAGTGCAGGTAGGCATGGGTCGGACGGGTAAACTCTGGGGCTATGAGAACCTGGGCATTGAACCCGATATCTTCACCTCTGCTAAGGGCTTAGGGGGTGGCATTCCGATTGGAGCCATGCTGTGTAAGGAGTTCTGCAACGTCTTTCACCCCGGAGATCATGCCAGCACCTTTGGGGGGAATCCCTTTGCCTGTGCCGTGGCCCTGGCAGTCTGTCAATTTATCGAACGAGAGAACTTGCTAGCCAATGTGCAGGAACGGGGGGAACAGTTAAGAGCGGGTCTACAGTCGATCGCGGCCCGCTATCCCGACAAAGTGGCTGAAGTCCGGGGATGGGGGTTGATTAATGGTTTAGAAATTAAACCGGATCTGGAATTGACTTCGGCTCAAGTGGTTCAATCTGCGATCGATCAGGGCGTTTTATTGGTTCCGGCAGGCCCCAAAGTCGTTCGCTTTGTGCCACCCCTAATTGTGAATGCCGCAGAAGTGGATCAGGCAATTCAGGCGGTGGATCAAGCTTTCGCTTCCCTATAA
- the bioU gene encoding (S)-8-amino-7-oxononanoate synthase BioU, with protein sequence MPQQYMSAPVNGGLQNHLAEPLRVGVLGFGGLGQAACRVLAPKREMRWVAAADQKGYAYNPDGLNADACITAYQSQGTLGYLDGEGTLSSDSIRELIGQARQVDGYFLALPNLPNTFMASVAEEFIRSGWQGVLVDAIKRTSAVEQILALSEALKAAGITYLTGCGATPGLLTAAAALAAQSYSEVHRVKITFGVGIANWEAYRATIREDIAHLPGYTVEQARAMSDAEVEALLDQTNGLLTLENMEHADDIMLELAGICDRDRVMVGGVVDTRNPKKPLSTNVQITGRTFEGKISTHTFTLGDETSMAANVCGPAFGYLKAGIALHRRGVYGVLTAAEVMPQFVR encoded by the coding sequence ATGCCGCAACAATATATGAGTGCGCCAGTGAATGGTGGATTGCAGAACCATTTGGCAGAACCCCTCCGAGTCGGAGTACTGGGATTTGGTGGATTGGGGCAAGCCGCCTGCCGGGTACTGGCTCCTAAACGAGAAATGCGTTGGGTCGCGGCGGCAGATCAAAAAGGATACGCCTACAACCCGGATGGGCTGAATGCTGATGCTTGTATTACAGCCTATCAGTCTCAAGGAACGCTGGGATACCTGGATGGGGAAGGCACCCTTTCTAGCGATAGTATTCGTGAATTAATTGGACAGGCCCGTCAAGTGGATGGTTACTTCCTGGCCTTACCCAATCTGCCTAATACCTTTATGGCTTCTGTAGCGGAAGAGTTTATTCGATCGGGCTGGCAAGGCGTTCTGGTTGATGCCATCAAGCGAACCAGTGCCGTTGAGCAGATTTTGGCCTTATCGGAAGCTCTGAAAGCGGCTGGCATTACCTATTTAACTGGATGTGGTGCTACCCCAGGGCTGTTAACGGCAGCGGCGGCACTGGCGGCCCAGAGCTACAGCGAAGTCCATCGCGTGAAGATTACCTTTGGCGTGGGAATTGCCAATTGGGAAGCGTACCGGGCCACCATTCGGGAAGATATTGCTCATCTTCCAGGCTATACCGTGGAACAAGCCAGAGCCATGAGCGATGCCGAAGTGGAAGCCTTGCTAGACCAGACAAATGGCTTACTGACCCTGGAAAATATGGAACATGCCGATGACATCATGCTGGAGTTAGCTGGCATTTGTGATCGCGATCGGGTCATGGTGGGCGGCGTGGTAGACACTCGCAATCCCAAGAAACCACTCAGCACCAATGTCCAAATTACTGGACGGACCTTTGAGGGTAAAATCTCTACTCACACCTTTACGTTAGGTGATGAAACCAGTATGGCTGCCAATGTCTGTGGCCCAGCCTTTGGCTATCTGAAAGCAGGCATTGCCCTCCATCGTCGTGGCGTTTACGGAGTTCTGACTGCTGCCGAAGTCATGCCTCAATTTGTGCGATAG
- a CDS encoding serine/threonine-protein kinase has translation MSPPIPLGTLLRQRYLIQQVLGQGGFGRTYLAIDQERFDERCVLKEFSVPYEDPTLIQKSQLLFQREASTLYQLQHPQIPRFWAAFEEGQRLFLVQDFVEGPTYRSLLKERKQQGAVFSEAEVLHFLMHMLPVLGYIHDRGIIHRDISPDNIILKGQGIIPAPGLLQAEAGLPVLIDFGAVKEAATHWPVNSTTTRVGKVGYAPPEQLQTGRVYPNSDLYALAATSFVLLTGQEPRSLLDSQTLEWKWQPYASISDELAVILLRMLSVYPGDRYQSAQAVLQDMQPLIDPSQVLTELQPPKLKPIELPANLGQHRSAHAFPLPYPASAHPQINSLPPTPAPSPAETRPPQTTYRKTGQPSVRRMRIAIATAFLLGTALAGSFLWRVFTEAPTNNREVWVSGARLPESEASQIVGASGTNPGNLAIQPSANSIGAGSSATSKAAPPQSIQFPTGKISTVLQGNLQQYNLQPYILQASQGQILTATLDGSGVVMNLLRSNQEGVDAAAYQTRNWTGSLPADDNYLIQISGTGPYTLEVAVTPTSRPTQEMTERVSFAKGTNGTTVTSNIAPNQIRRYLLKARQGQIVLVKVLQGQVSLSTIAPNGDRIGGSTTTSKDWKGRLPMEGDYVIEVSTTQPGDYALSFEIF, from the coding sequence ATGTCTCCCCCCATCCCCTTGGGTACCCTTCTACGGCAGCGATACCTGATTCAACAAGTGCTTGGACAGGGTGGTTTTGGCCGTACCTATCTGGCGATCGACCAGGAACGATTCGATGAACGCTGCGTGTTAAAGGAATTCTCTGTCCCTTACGAGGATCCAACCCTGATTCAGAAATCTCAACTTCTGTTTCAGCGGGAAGCCAGCACCCTTTATCAACTCCAGCATCCTCAAATCCCCCGCTTTTGGGCTGCGTTTGAGGAGGGGCAACGCCTGTTCCTGGTACAGGATTTTGTGGAAGGCCCCACCTATCGATCGCTGTTAAAAGAACGGAAGCAGCAAGGTGCCGTATTTTCAGAGGCAGAGGTGTTGCATTTTCTCATGCACATGTTGCCTGTACTGGGTTACATCCACGATCGCGGCATTATTCACCGGGATATTTCTCCTGACAACATCATTTTGAAAGGCCAGGGTATAATCCCTGCTCCTGGTTTGCTACAGGCCGAAGCGGGTTTACCCGTTCTGATTGATTTTGGTGCGGTGAAGGAAGCGGCGACCCACTGGCCTGTCAATAGCACAACTACTCGGGTCGGCAAGGTTGGATATGCCCCTCCAGAACAACTGCAAACGGGACGGGTTTATCCCAACAGTGATCTGTATGCCTTAGCGGCCACCAGTTTTGTGTTGTTGACAGGGCAGGAACCGCGATCGCTGCTGGACAGTCAAACGTTGGAATGGAAGTGGCAACCCTATGCCAGCATCAGCGACGAATTAGCGGTCATTCTGCTACGTATGTTGTCGGTGTATCCGGGCGATCGCTACCAGTCTGCGCAGGCGGTTCTCCAAGATATGCAACCCCTGATTGACCCATCCCAGGTACTGACAGAATTGCAGCCACCCAAGCTGAAACCGATCGAACTCCCAGCTAACTTGGGGCAACATCGATCGGCCCATGCCTTTCCCTTGCCCTATCCCGCGTCTGCCCATCCACAGATCAACTCATTACCTCCTACGCCTGCTCCCAGTCCTGCCGAAACCCGTCCGCCCCAAACAACCTACAGAAAGACTGGACAGCCATCGGTACGGAGAATGCGGATTGCGATCGCCACCGCTTTTTTGTTGGGTACAGCTTTGGCTGGCTCATTCCTGTGGCGGGTATTCACTGAGGCTCCGACAAACAATCGGGAGGTTTGGGTTTCCGGTGCTCGATTGCCTGAATCAGAAGCCTCCCAAATTGTTGGTGCATCCGGTACGAATCCGGGGAACTTAGCGATTCAACCCTCGGCTAACAGTATTGGGGCAGGGAGTTCAGCCACCTCAAAAGCGGCTCCCCCTCAATCCATTCAGTTTCCTACTGGAAAGATTTCGACGGTTTTACAGGGCAATCTGCAGCAATACAATTTGCAGCCTTACATTCTGCAAGCCTCGCAAGGCCAGATTCTAACGGCGACCCTGGATGGATCTGGAGTCGTGATGAATCTGCTGCGATCGAATCAAGAAGGGGTTGATGCTGCTGCCTATCAGACTCGTAATTGGACCGGTTCCCTGCCTGCCGATGATAACTACTTGATTCAAATTTCTGGAACAGGCCCCTATACGCTGGAAGTCGCTGTCACACCGACCTCTCGCCCCACTCAGGAAATGACCGAGCGCGTTTCCTTCGCTAAGGGCACCAATGGGACAACCGTGACTAGCAACATTGCTCCCAATCAAATTCGCCGATATCTGTTAAAAGCCCGTCAGGGACAGATTGTGCTGGTGAAGGTGTTACAGGGCCAGGTGAGTTTAAGCACGATCGCGCCCAACGGCGATCGGATTGGTGGCAGCACCACTACCAGTAAGGATTGGAAGGGCCGCTTACCAATGGAAGGAGACTACGTGATCGAAGTCTCTACTACCCAGCCCGGAGACTATGCGCTCTCCTTCGAGATTTTCTGA
- a CDS encoding DUF4333 domain-containing protein, whose product MIRLSIAPLSFTVLLLVSSLAGCSGRSPSTPPTPTLSSSPQVSFVSPTVTASPEKARAIQDLEQKLQVDVSKTAAVPVRSVKCPANINLETTKTFTCQATAEGKTFPLAINLENKKKGLQWSTKDLLVLPKLEKNIQQGIQEQFGLLVKTNCGGKIRLAKPGETFACKVTDPKGQTLTVNVRVDDEKGNVTWKL is encoded by the coding sequence ATGATTCGTTTGTCTATCGCTCCACTCAGCTTTACGGTTTTGCTCCTGGTCAGTAGTCTGGCTGGCTGCTCTGGACGATCGCCCTCGACTCCACCCACTCCTACCCTATCCTCTTCCCCTCAAGTCTCCTTCGTCAGTCCAACGGTGACGGCATCCCCAGAAAAAGCCAGAGCAATTCAAGACCTGGAGCAGAAACTTCAGGTTGATGTGTCGAAAACAGCCGCAGTTCCGGTGCGATCGGTCAAATGTCCAGCCAACATTAATCTAGAAACAACTAAAACCTTTACCTGTCAGGCCACCGCCGAAGGCAAGACCTTTCCGCTGGCCATTAATCTGGAGAATAAAAAGAAGGGCTTGCAGTGGAGTACTAAGGATTTACTGGTCTTGCCCAAGCTGGAAAAGAACATTCAGCAAGGCATCCAGGAGCAATTTGGGCTGCTTGTAAAAACCAACTGTGGCGGCAAAATTCGCTTAGCTAAACCCGGAGAAACCTTTGCCTGTAAAGTCACCGATCCCAAAGGCCAAACCCTGACCGTTAACGTCCGCGTGGATGACGAAAAAGGAAACGTGACATGGAAACTATGA
- a CDS encoding four helix bundle protein, which yields MLELYELTKQFAVEQRYRLVDQICRAAASVPTNIAEGKGRGSTKEYIHFLIMARGSTEETKYLLLLARDLHYLQNAKYLELTSEYSQVSRILNGLISALKQKA from the coding sequence GTGCTTGAGCTTTATGAACTAACGAAGCAGTTTGCTGTTGAGCAAAGGTATCGTTTGGTGGATCAGATTTGTCGAGCAGCCGCATCTGTTCCAACAAATATTGCAGAAGGCAAGGGACGAGGATCAACCAAGGAATATATCCACTTCCTGATAATGGCAAGGGGTTCAACCGAGGAGACTAAATACCTTCTGCTACTAGCGAGAGATTTGCATTATTTACAAAATGCAAAGTATTTGGAATTAACCAGCGAATATAGCCAGGTGAGCAGAATACTTAACGGCCTCATCAGTGCCCTCAAGCAAAAAGCCTGA
- a CDS encoding DUF1257 domain-containing protein translates to MSHFSQIKTQIRNLSSLQAALTDLGIDWKPGPEPVRGYRGQTRQADITIEQDNGYDIGFSWNGSEYELVADLQFWNQPLTVDRFLSKVTQRYAFQTVMSETTQRGFQVTEQQQNQDGSIRLVLQRWSA, encoded by the coding sequence ATGTCACACTTTAGCCAGATTAAAACTCAGATTCGTAACCTCTCTTCCTTGCAGGCCGCTCTGACTGATCTTGGAATTGACTGGAAGCCAGGACCAGAGCCAGTTCGTGGATACCGTGGGCAAACCCGTCAGGCTGATATCACCATTGAACAAGACAACGGCTATGACATTGGTTTTAGCTGGAATGGCAGTGAATATGAGCTAGTTGCTGACCTGCAATTCTGGAATCAACCCCTGACTGTTGATCGCTTCTTGAGCAAGGTCACTCAACGCTATGCTTTCCAAACCGTGATGAGTGAAACCACCCAGCGGGGCTTTCAGGTGACTGAGCAGCAGCAAAATCAAGACGGCTCCATCCGCCTGGTTCTCCAACGCTGGAGCGCTTAA